One window from the genome of Magnolia sinica isolate HGM2019 chromosome 4, MsV1, whole genome shotgun sequence encodes:
- the LOC131243610 gene encoding uncharacterized protein LOC131243610 yields the protein MALLTGNGDPFFDFLFPSKLEEEIPGRLIINDVLINILSKLPIKSLVRFKCVSKEWQSFISDPSLQESLPKPMSGLFLRYYTSDAFQISLSRYTFVLADGRRPNCNDAVVDFGDLSFFPRHDEISIVDCCNGLVLGLATQGNNLVEMPESDHLPFWMYSKSRYLKETSSNENMIINENMNVGVPYYYAHFSLVAFHPDFEVIFLQTGVMILSYHFNNMDLKVWVSKPDYFGDAYPFSPCLADFYGCEQR from the exons ATGGCTCTTTTAACGGGGAATGGAGATCCGTTTTTCGATTTCCTTTTTCCATCTAAATTAGAGGAAGAGATTCCTGGGCGGCTCATCATAAACGATGTGTTGATCAACATCCTTTCTAAATTGCCCATAAAATCTCTCGTACGATTCAAATGTGTGTCCAAAGAATGGCAGTCTTTCATCTCGGACCCTTCTCTCCAAGAAAGTCTACCCAAACCCATGTCCGGTCTCTTTTTACGCTATTACACGTCAGATGCATTCCAAATATCTCTATCTCGATACACATTCGTCCTCGCTGATGGACGTCGGCCAAACTGCAACGATGCGGTAGTGGACTTCGGTGATCTCAGTTTCTTTCCGCGCCATGATGAAATCTCCATCGTCGATTGTTGCAACGGGTTGGTGCTAGGCCTAGCTACCCAAG GGAACAACCTTGTGGAAATGCCTGAGAGTGACCACTTGCCATTCTGGATGTATTCGAAGAGCCGCTATTTGAAGGAAACCTCATCCAATGAAAACATGATCATAAATGAAAACATGAACGTTGGCGTACCTTATTATTATGCCCATTTCAGTCTGGTGGCTTTTCATCCTGATTTTGAGGTCATCTTCCTTCAGACGGGTGTCATGATTCTTTCCTATCATTTCAACAACATGGACTTGAAGGTATGGGTTTCAAAGCCTGACTACTTCGGGGATGCCTACCCTTTCTCACCTTGTTTGGCGGATTTCTACGGCTGTGAACAGCGCTAG